A portion of the Cryptomeria japonica chromosome 5, Sugi_1.0, whole genome shotgun sequence genome contains these proteins:
- the LOC131063728 gene encoding SKP1-like protein 11: MAANTVTFRVFRDEEVYEDFEVEKMAAMESVVVKNFIDRKTGMEPLTFPIPSDNINSSKVLEMVFDYCKFHAHAKSNTISEEDVKIWDTQFVEKALSADKNQATFLQILLTANFLEIIDLFDLLCKAAADFLKQREDNLTEEQQEAIMRETDWAHA; encoded by the coding sequence ATGGCGGCAAATACAGTGACATTCAGGGTGTTCAGAGATGAAGAAGTGTATGAAGATTTCGAAGTGGAGAAAATGGCTGCAATGGAATCAGTGGTCGTAAAGAATTTTATAGACAGAAAAACAGGAATGGAACCTCTAACGTTTCCTATTCCTTCTGATAACATCAATAGTAGCAAAGTGTTGGAGATGGTATTTGACTACTGTAAATTCCATGCTCATGCAAAATCCAACACTATATCAGAAGAGGATGTGAAGATATGGGATACACAATTCGTTGAAAAAGCTCTTTCTGCAGATAAAAATCAGGCGACCTTCTTGCAAATTCTTTTGACAGCGAATTTTCTTGAAATAATAGATCTATTTGATTTGTTATGCAAGGCTGCTGCAGATTTTCTGAAACAGAGAGAGGATAATTTGACTGAGGAGCAACAGGAGGCAATCATGAGAGAGACGGACTGGGCACACGCATAA